The window GCTGAATGAGGCTTTCGGGCGTCTTTTGCTCGACAGGCTCGCTGACTTGCGTCTTCGTCGGAAAGATTGATCGCAGTGGCGCCCAAAGCTGCGGAAACCACGAAACCAGAAAGGCGGCTGCGAGGATCGCTGCAGCGAATAGAAGCCAGCGGGAGCGCAATTTAGCGCTGCTTCGCCGCGCCCGCTCGACAAGCGCGCCCCGGAGAGGCCCAAGCCCACGTTCGTTGCTATCCACCTCGGCAGCTCCCAACTGCGCTTAAATCCGAACCGAAGACCACCCCGGCCGGCGCCTGGAGAGTCTTGTGTCTGGCGAACACGCTCAGCGCTGCCCCTCATATCAGCCCGAAGCTGTAGGCTGGCTATCTCCGACTGTTATCGATTTGACAGGCGCAGTACGGCATACTGAATTCATGGTCAGAATTGGGCGAAAAACCTGCAGCCGGGCGCTCTTCGCGCTTTCCATAGCCGTAACCAGCGGTGCCGCAATAGGCGGCGAATCAGGCAAGAAAGCTGACGATCATGACATTGCCCTTGGAGCTCTTGCTCGCCAGGAGATCCTGCCTTTGGAGACGGTTCTGTCTCGAGTCCGCAAGACTATCTCTGGCGATGTCGTCGGCATTGAGCTCGCGCAAAACGACGGCGTCTGGGTGTATGAACTCAAGGTAATCGGGCCCGGGAATAACATGGTCGAAGCGTTCATCGATGCGCGAACAGCCGAAGTCATCGAGACCAGAGGCAAATAATGCGCGTTTTACTCATAGAAGACGACGAGCGCATCGCTCGCAACGTCCAGGAGGCGCTCACTGAAGCAGGTTATCTGGTGGACTGGGAAGGCGACGGTGAACAAGCTTGGTTCAAGGGCGACACCGAAGATTACTCTGCCGTCATTCTCGACCTCGGCTTACCCCGTCTCGACGGCCTCACCATCTTGAAAAGATGGCGCGCGAATGGCCGAGGGATGCCTATTCTGATCCTGACTTCGCGCGACACCTGGGCGGAACGGGTTGAGGGCATCAATTCTGGGGCCGATGACTATCTGCCAAAACCCTTCAAGATGGAAGAATTGCTGGCGCGGCTTCGCGCCATCGTGCGTCGGTCGGCCGGCCTGTCCACGTCGGTCATTACCGTCGGTCCGTTGAGCCTCGATACGCGCCAGATGCGGCTGACCCGCGATGGCGCCCCAGTCAACCTCACGCCACAGGAGTATCGACTGCTGAGCTATTTGATGCACCACTCCGGTCGCGTGGTTCCACATTCAGAATTGATGGAGCAACTGTTTCCTCACGATTACGATAAGAATAGCAACGCTATTGAAGTTTTGATCGGACGCGTCCGCAAAAAAATCGGGCTTAACTGCATCGAGACGCGCCGCGGCTTCGGTTACACGATTGGCGTGGACGGATGAGCGGCAAGTCTTTGCGTCTGCGCCTCTTGGTCGCGGCCGCGATATCCTTGATTATCGCCCTGCTTCTTGCTGGCGTTGGGCTTGTTGACGTGTTTGAACGTTATGTCGTTCGCCGCATCGGAGCAGAACTCGACACCTACGTTCGCCAACTCGCCGCGAATGTTTCT is drawn from Methylocystis sp. IM3 and contains these coding sequences:
- a CDS encoding PepSY domain-containing protein — its product is MSGEHAQRCPSYQPEAVGWLSPTVIDLTGAVRHTEFMVRIGRKTCSRALFALSIAVTSGAAIGGESGKKADDHDIALGALARQEILPLETVLSRVRKTISGDVVGIELAQNDGVWVYELKVIGPGNNMVEAFIDARTAEVIETRGK
- a CDS encoding response regulator transcription factor, producing MRVLLIEDDERIARNVQEALTEAGYLVDWEGDGEQAWFKGDTEDYSAVILDLGLPRLDGLTILKRWRANGRGMPILILTSRDTWAERVEGINSGADDYLPKPFKMEELLARLRAIVRRSAGLSTSVITVGPLSLDTRQMRLTRDGAPVNLTPQEYRLLSYLMHHSGRVVPHSELMEQLFPHDYDKNSNAIEVLIGRVRKKIGLNCIETRRGFGYTIGVDG